Proteins encoded within one genomic window of Haematobia irritans isolate KBUSLIRL chromosome 5, ASM5000362v1, whole genome shotgun sequence:
- the LOC142238796 gene encoding uncharacterized protein LOC142238796 produces MTTVFGNPKFGIFVAVTHILVCCLVPCYIVRELNVTADQYKKMDREDKRAFMLLLVLLLTCVVKIIMGFILIAGICKKNHHLMAPWIATTFITLVTVFFYTLVAMCSSLINQLTFKQNAVRVLSGLAILIVQMSFLYPIYVLYKSVLVIHLKREGIYEGPQESKKDSDSDLVDPNDLY; encoded by the exons ATGACGACTGTATTTGGCAAtccaaaatttggaatatttgTGGCTGTTACACATATCCTGGTATGCTGTTTGGTACCTTGTTATATTGTAAGAGAATTAAATGTAACAGCCGACCAATATAAGAAAATGGATAGAGAAGACAAAAGGGCCTTCATGCTGTTGTTGGTATTGCTATTGACATGTGTGGTGAAAATtataatgggttttattctaatAGCCGGCATTTGTAAG AAAAATCATCATTTAATGGCCCCTTGGATCGCAACAACATTTATAACTCTTGTGACTGTATTCTTTTACACTTTAGTTGCCATGTGCTCTAGTTTAATCAATCAACTAACATTTAAGCAGAATGCTGTTAGAGTCCTTTCAGGTTTGGCAATTTTAA TTGttcaaatgtcatttctttATCCCATATATGTTTTATACAAAAGTGTATTGGTAATTCATCTTAAACGTGAAGGCATCTACGAGGGTCCCCAGGAATCAAAAAAGGACAGTGATAGTGATCTGGTAGATCCTAatgatttatattaa
- the LOC142240224 gene encoding uncharacterized protein LOC142240224 — protein MGCCNIRTLSLIVAWVHLILSAALALACLSFACVADSDYVKEDNLTETELKALFIGSIVGCIACAISVAFTVMLIAGIYQDRHRLMAPYVYMSYSTIVIMILIVVACFVYGFIDHQSVGDVFLNFLRNLIYLAFVVIVFSPIYLLYQKMRKGVLLPEHHALNSNEHVHKPMYSGHI, from the exons ATGGGCTGTTGCAATATAAGAACTTTAAGTTTGATAGTGGCCTGGGTCCACTTAATTTTATCAGCGGCTCTAGCTTTAGCATGTTTGAGCTTCGCTTGTGTGGCTGATAGTGATTATGTAAAAGAAGACAATTTAACTG AAACTGAATTAAAGGCATTGTTTATTGGATCCATTGTTGGCTGTATCGCATGCGCTATTTCAGTAGCTTTCACCGTGATGCTGATTGCGGGTATTTATCAG GACCGCCATAGATTAATGGCTCCCTATGTATATATGTCGTATTCGACTATAGTGATTATGATTCTCATCGTTGTGGCATGTTTTGTATATGGCTTCATCGATCATCAATCAGTTGGAGATGTTTTCTTAAACTTTTTGCGGAATCTTATATATCTGg CCTTCGTAGTGATTGTTTTCTCACCCATCTATttactataccaaaaaatgcgcAAGGGAGTTTTGCTGCCCGAACATCATGCCTTGAATAGTAATGAGCATGTCCATAAGCCCATGTATAGTGgtcatatataa